In Methanobacterium paludis, the following proteins share a genomic window:
- a CDS encoding putative quinol monooxygenase, translated as MIMVTAKITAKSGERDNIISKSQDLIDSSRLDAGNISYNLYASTEDYDLLLMLEQWENPEVLEAHMQTEHFKAFGAAIEDIVAKEMDIGVYSAEEV; from the coding sequence ATGATAATGGTAACGGCTAAAATAACTGCTAAATCTGGTGAGAGGGATAATATTATTTCAAAATCGCAAGATCTGATTGATTCCAGTCGTTTAGATGCGGGTAATATCAGCTACAATCTGTATGCAAGCACTGAAGACTATGACCTTTTGTTGATGCTCGAACAGTGGGAAAATCCTGAAGTTTTAGAGGCACATATGCAAACAGAACATTTCAAAGCATTTGGCGCAGCTATCGAAGATATTGTAGCTAAAGAAATGGATATTGGTGTTTATTCAGCTGAGGAAGTATAA